A genomic region of Nakaseomyces glabratus chromosome C, complete sequence contains the following coding sequences:
- the VTC5 gene encoding Vtc5p (CAGL0C03696g~Protein of unknown function), protein MKFGSQILDKSVPDWKLNNIDYEELKKIIKQVTSKKTAPNSNDFEGLEVSFKQNIVQINLFVSLKLKEISSKLVSIEHSITKLLDNEINDNRKVLRRIKTIKNYLETCNDLLQKLSRFVIVQRIALRKLFKKITKHYGDKKIAQQFISSIQNCNELRDGYEGVSFKNLDLQSYLVEVSLIMDILTDMTNAIKSTGNFKDLPSELFEKSKLITNATDNKKPLVSFTTNQQFDQVLWDKGELIQSLLVRSDNNEQLKFLLITLGFQVFDQNLQGISRDIIASEPNSEVRSLRSKKSFYESDRPALKRLHTSSTEYLNNAEEMEQSKCKAVMLTPSGKVDSSIYDSKKITSYPSVLLEYEKNNVIANECIVICHVGGLRGKVVTDKLHINEISEYLKNSNKQAISDPLAKIALDWICDHGMKECGIEIGFKRTRYFCNKHSNLYMITIDEEFTLSDSNGQTEKLMDHSIIDLRVVTTNFSSDNKSLAKKSQEIYEKIISSKIQCFPFQPDFHPVKLLLSIHENNGSKDVIHRLMLENIYELNENNKITEDEFFGIGFDLLLDICSSEFKDNYYQKVESPTRTPNDWKKNNLLSKNKNTENNKPAIRYWNEFDDLEEENGGGGFYIQDRTDDLESNELQQERDYGFIHFSKDFIESTYSSLQSFRDFLGFKDNNRTAIDPALLDLSERFGNSNYGSISSKGSILSNSVEDIRKLIEHQMKEIENSESVYVYKHDQVLSLMYLFALLMACATSGICMGIVLSVFNGDNSDIEIDVGKTLIITVILSLGISLGLITLCLLLLFSRYTYAPIWHYALSFAIFIMIMSTVCYGLVEIFL, encoded by the coding sequence ATGAAATTTGGCAGCCAGATATTGGACAAATCAGTGCCTGACTGGAAGCTGAACAACATTGACTATGaggagttgaagaagataataaaacaGGTAACTTCGAAGAAGACGGCGCCCAACTCAAATGACTTCGAAGGCCTTGAAGTGAGTTTTAAGCAGAACATTGTGCAGATAAACCTATTTGtgtctttgaaattgaaagagatATCTAGCAAGTTGGTTTCGATTGAACattcaataacaaaacTGCTGGATAATGAAATCAATGACAACAGGAAGGTCTTGAGAAGGATAAAAACCATTAAGAACTATTTGGAGACTTGCAATGAtcttttgcaaaaattatCCAGATTTGTAATTGTGCAAAGAATAGCGCTAAGGAAacttttcaagaaaatcACTAAACATTATggagacaaaaaaattgcacAACAGTTTATCAGCTCCATCCAGAACTGCAACGAGCTGCGTGATGGATATGAAGGTGTTTCTTTTAAGAACCTTGATCTCCAGTCTTATCTAGTAGAGGTCTCACTTATTATGGATATCCTAACAGATATGACGAACGCAATTAAAAGCACTGGTAACTTTAAAGATCTTCCGAGCGAGTTGTTCGAGAAATCGAAACTAATAACGAATGCGACAGATAACAAAAAGCCCTTGGTGTCCTTTACAACAAACCAGCAATTTGACCAGGTATTATGGGATAAAGGTGAATTAATCCAGTCATTACTGGTCAGATCAGACAACAATGAGcaattgaagtttttaTTAATCACTTTGGGCTTTCAGGTTTTCGACCAAAACCTGCAGGGTATTTCGAGGGACATTATTGCATCAGAACCCAATTCAGAAGTAAGATCTTtaagatcaaaaaaatccTTCTATGAGAGTGATAGGCCAGCTTTGAAGAGACTGCACACTAGTTCAACTGAATACCTTAACAATGCAGAAGAAATGGAGCAAAGTAAATGTAAGGCTGTTATGTTAACACCATCGGGGAAAGTTGACTCAAGCATATATGACTCAAAGAAAATTACAAGCTATCCGTCAGTTTTATTAGAATATGAGAAGAATAATGTAATTGCTAATGAATGCATTGTAATTTGTCATGTTGGTGGTTTGAGAGGAAAAGTAGTTACCGATAAATTACATATTAACGAAATCTCGGAATATTTAAAAAACAGTAATAAACAGGCTATTAGTGATCCACTAGCTAAAATAGCGCTTGATTGGATATGCGATCATGGCATGAAGGAATGTGGTATAGAGATAGGTTTCAAAAGAACACGCTATTTTTGCAATAAACATAGCAACTTATATATGATCACAAtagatgaagaatttaCTCTTTCCGATTCTAATGGTCAAACAGAAAAACTAATGGATCATTCTATTATTGACCTAAGAGTAGTCACTACTAACTTCTCTTCAGATAACAAATCTTTGGCAAAAAAATCACAGgaaatatatgaaaaaataatcaGCTCAAAGATACAATGCTTCCCATTCCAGCCTGACTTCCATCCAGTGAAACTATTACTCTCTATCCATGAAAACAATGGTAGCAAGGATGTGATTCATAGACTCATGCTGGAGAACATATACGAACTTAAtgagaataataaaattactGAAGATGAATTCTTTGGTATAGGATTTGACTTGTTGTTAGATATATGCTCTTCTGAGTTTAAAGACAACTATTACCAAAAAGTTGAGTCTCCGACAAGAACACCTAATGactggaaaaaaaataatcttctatcaaagaacaaaaatactGAGAATAACAAACCTGCAATCAGGTATTGgaatgaatttgatgatttagaagaagaaaatggtgGAGGTGGTTTTTATATTCAAGATAGAACTGACGATTTAGAATCCAATGAGCTCCAACAAGAAAGAGACTACGGGTTCATCCATTTTAGCAAAGATTTCATTGAATCCACCTATTCCTCGTTACAGTCATTTAGGGACTTCTTAGGCTTTAAAGATAATAACCGCACAGCGATAGATCCAGCTTTGCTTGACCTTTCAGAACGTTTTGGTAACTCAAATTATGGATCGATTAGTTCTAAAGGAAGCATATTGTCTAATTCTGTGGAAGATATACGTAAATTGATCGAACATcaaatgaaagaaattgaaaactcAGAGTCGGTATATGTTTACAAACACGACCAAGTTCTCTCCCTCATGTACCTATTTGCATTACTTATGGCTTGTGCCACTTCAGGAATATGTATGGGAATTGTTCTTTCAGTGTTCAATGGGGACAATTCGGATATAGAAATCGACGTTGGCAAAACTCTAATAATAACAGTTATATTATCTCTTGGCATTTCTTTGGGTCTGATTACATTATGCCTTTTGCTGTTATTCAGCCGTTACACTTACGCACCCATTTGGCACTATGCTTTAAGTTTTGCAATATTCATAATGATAATGAGTACAGTATGCTACGGGCTCGTTGAAATTTTCTTGTAG